Within the Deinococcus seoulensis genome, the region TCCAGCGGCATGTTCCCGAAGTGGATAGGCGGCACGCCAGTTCGCAGGGGTGCCTGCGCCTTCCTGACGATGACAGGCGGCGCGTCTGCCAGATACGGGCCGATCTGCTGTGCGTGAACCTCCACGGGATCAGCGGCAGGCCTGCTATACGTGAACAGGCGGCGCGGTCTGCGCGCTGCCTGCGACGCGGGTTCCATCTGAATAATGACTACATGCACGGCGGCCTGTCCTGGCGCGTCGTTGCTCCATTTGAATGTCCTGTGTGCTGCTGTGATGGTTAGACCCAGCTCCCCCAGAATGCCGGTCCAGAGCGGCGCAACCTGTTCCCCCTGGGTGACGCTATTTGTGCTCACCAGAGCAGCGCGTACATCGACCTGCGCCCGCATTTCGGCGGACAGGCGCATGGTCTCGCGGAGCAGACGGGCACTGCGGATATACCAGGCAGCTACGTAGTCCAGCACGCCGCTGTCCTTCACGCCGGGGAAATCCCGCACCACCTGGGCGCGCTGCGGCGCGCTCATCTTCTTGCCGCCGATGAACGGCGGATTCCCCAGCACGTACACGCCACGCAGTCCCGCCAGATGCTGCTCCAGCTCCAGGTGTTCTACCCAGTCCGTTTCGAGCGCGTCGGCGTGTCGGATGTGGGCACCGTGTGACAGCGGAAGGCGCACGAACGACTGGCCCAGCCGTTGGCTCGCCTCGCGGTTCATCTGGTGGTCTGCCAGCCACAGCGCCACGCGGGCGATTTGCGCGGCAAATTCATCCAGCTCAATGCCGTAGAACTGCTCGACGTTCACGCGCAACAGCTGGTCAATGTCCAGCACCTGGCGGCCGTTCATCATCTCTGCCAGCGCGTCCAGTTCCAGACGCCGCAGTTCGCGGAATGCCACCAGCAGGAAGTTACCTGATCCGCAGGCCGGGTCCAGGAATCGCAGCGTAGGCAATGCGTCCAGGAACTGCTGCAAGCGGCGGCGGTCCCCCCTCGCGGATTCTCGCTGGGCCTTCAACTCGTCCAGGAACAGTGGGCCTATCGCGCGCAGAATGTTGGTTTCGCTCGTATAGTGCGCCCCCAGGTGGGCGCGCTGCTGCGGGTCCATGACACCCTGGAACATGCTGCCGAAGATCGCTGGGCTGACCTGCGACCAGTCCAGGCGGCAGGCGTCCAACAGTAGGCGGCGCATCTCTGGACTGAACTCGGCCGGCCGCAACGTCTCTGCGAACAGCGCGCCGTTGACATGCGGGAACACCTTGAATTTTGCAGGGAGCTGCGCCTGGCGGCGATCACGGGGGGTATTCAGGGTCTCAAACAGCCGCATCAGCATGAACCCTAGATTCTCGCCGTCTGTGCGGGTTTCGTCCTCTAGCAGATCGCGGAACAGGCCGTTCTGATCCCACAGCCCAGCGCGGTCTCCGAACAGCACGAACAACAGCCGGACCAGCAGCAGCTCCAGGTCGTGGCCCGTGTATCCGGCGGCGCGCAGCTCATCGTGTAGTGCGGCCATTTTTCGGGCGGCCTGCACGTTCACGGGCGCGGCGTCCTCACGGCGGCGCAACTCGCGGGCGATCAGGAACCCGAACCGCTCGACGCGCTGGGGGAGGCGAATCAGGGGGAATTCATCACTGGTGCTGGTGTCGCGGTCGTACAGGTGCAGCCGTTCATAATCGCTGACCACCACCCAGCGCGGGCGTTCGTGTTCCTCCAGCACGTCCACGTAGTCCAACGCCTGCTGTAGCGCTGCCTGTAGATCGCGGCCCCTGCTTTTGTGCTCGGCTAGCAGCTGGCCGGGAATCAGCATGTCAATCCGTCCACGACCACTGCCGGTTTGCAGGCCGGTTACGCGGCGTTCAAATTCCGCGATCTGGCGCGCGTCCAGACCGAACACGTTCAGGAACTCCGTCCAGAACCCCTGCGCGCCTGCCTGCTCCCGCTCCTCATC harbors:
- a CDS encoding class I SAM-dependent DNA methyltransferase, which translates into the protein MTTDIGLDWNEIRTRAAQFAARWSDEEREQAGAQGFWTEFLNVFGLDARQIAEFERRVTGLQTGSGRGRIDMLIPGQLLAEHKSRGRDLQAALQQALDYVDVLEEHERPRWVVVSDYERLHLYDRDTSTSDEFPLIRLPQRVERFGFLIARELRRREDAAPVNVQAARKMAALHDELRAAGYTGHDLELLLVRLLFVLFGDRAGLWDQNGLFRDLLEDETRTDGENLGFMLMRLFETLNTPRDRRQAQLPAKFKVFPHVNGALFAETLRPAEFSPEMRRLLLDACRLDWSQVSPAIFGSMFQGVMDPQQRAHLGAHYTSETNILRAIGPLFLDELKAQRESARGDRRRLQQFLDALPTLRFLDPACGSGNFLLVAFRELRRLELDALAEMMNGRQVLDIDQLLRVNVEQFYGIELDEFAAQIARVALWLADHQMNREASQRLGQSFVRLPLSHGAHIRHADALETDWVEHLELEQHLAGLRGVYVLGNPPFIGGKKMSAPQRAQVVRDFPGVKDSGVLDYVAAWYIRSARLLRETMRLSAEMRAQVDVRAALVSTNSVTQGEQVAPLWTGILGELGLTITAAHRTFKWSNDAPGQAAVHVVIIQMEPASQAARRPRRLFTYSRPAADPVEVHAQQIGPYLADAPPVIVRKAQAPLRTGVPPIHFGNMPLDGGNLLLTREERDELLAAEENAAPYVRPLLDAKTFLNGGERFCLWLEGVSPAVLATLPHVCARVDSTRQWRLDSVDAGTRRMAQSPALFRDRRLPERYLVVPGFSSERREYVPVAYLDSSTVVNNKLYMIPDADLVHFGLIQSRVHMDWMRLVGGRLKSDYSYTKDVVYNTFPWPDRAALRPRQVQVIEEAAQAVLDARAAHPDSSLAQLYDPLLMPADLRAAHNALDRAVEAALGIRAGNTEAQRVAHLLAAYQALAPTLETQAKKPKRKPQKTQ